The following nucleotide sequence is from Salvelinus sp. IW2-2015 linkage group LG26, ASM291031v2, whole genome shotgun sequence.
gatgtgtctgtgacgcatttatttgggctgcaatttctgaggctggtaactctaatgaacttatcctctgcggcagaagtaactctgggtattcctttcctttggcggtcctcatgagagccagttcaaaGTCCTTGACATTttacgcattgactgacctttgtgtcttaaagtaatggactgtcatttctctttgcttatttgagctgttcttgccataatatggacttctgtatacccctaccttgtcacaacacaactgattggctcaaatacattaagaaggaaagaaattccacaaatcaacttttacgaaggcacacctgttaattgaattgcattccatgtgactacctcatgaagctggttgagagaatgccaagagtatgcaaagctgtcaaggcaaagggtggctactttgaagaatctgaaatatataatatattttgtttaacacttttttggttactacatgattccatgtgttatttcatagttttgatggcttcactattattctacaatgtagaaaatagtaaaaataaagaaaccctggaatgagtatgtgtgtctaaacttttgacttgtactgtacaccCATGCAAACATACACATGGCCGTGATCTGACTGGCGGTGTCTcggggagagttgggatatgcaaaaaaaaaaacattttcaattcacacatgcgtattaATGAACAAATATAAGAACCCACCAAATTGTTAYTTCTTATTACATGATTGTAAGACCAGCATAGGCCATGCGGTGCAGCTCCTTTAGAGCCTACTGCTTTAGGGCACGCAActgaaaaggtaaaaaaaataaactgaaaatggGAGGTAGGCCCTCCTCCCAGTCCCTTTCAGTGCATTTTCTTCCTATCCGTGTAGTCAGTCTAATAAGCACAACCCAGATGTATCTGCCCTGATTTTGTCCTGTCTGTCATCCCGTGTATTCAGGTGACCAAGCGTGATGAGGACTCGTCCCTGATGCAGTTGAAGGAGGACTTCTGGACGTACGAGGCGCTGCGGCGCGAACARGACTCCCAGATCGTCCAGATCGCAATGGAGGGGGGCCTCCGCATCGCCCCTGACCAGTGGTCTTCCCTGCTCTACGGGGACCAGTCACACAAGTCCCACATGCAGTCCATCATTGACAAGGTGTGTAGgaagtgtgtgtttttatgtgatGGACCACATATTTTGCTATAACATGACTGTTGGCCTAGCCGTAGTGGTGTTGCTGTAAATTGAACagggattttgtgtgtgtgtgtgtcagttgcaGACGCCAGCGTCGTTTGCTCAGAGTGTTCAGGAGCTGACCATCGCCCTGCAGAGGACAGGTGACCCGGCCAACCTGAACCGCCTGCGACCACACCTGGAGCTGTTAGCCAACATCGACCCAAGTCCAGGTTGCTCCATTTTACATCACACCACTACCCTTTTTACAGTATCGTGCCGACCCGGACCGAACTGTGCTGGCTCTATTTTATTGTCAGCTCAGTACAGCTTTGTTTGGCTTGATTTGGCTCAGCAGTGTGAGAAGCCATCAACACTCTCACTttaaaaatgtggagtaagtTGTATACCTTTTCAGATCAGTAAAAGAAACCCAAATTGaaatgcttttttaaatgtaagcAACACTATGCCGTACATTCACAGTGCCTGTTAGACCCTGTCCCCAGTGCTCTTCCAGGTATAACGCATCTAACTGAAAAATACCTCGTCTTGTCCTCCATCTTAGACTCCCCTCCCCCCACGTGGGAGCTGCTGGACACGGGCTTGGTGGCAGTGAAGACTGTGGTACACGGCCTGGTGGACTTCATCCAGAACCACAGCAAGAAGGGGAGTGACCCACAACAGGTGTGAATCTAGAAACGCATACCTCAAAATAAGATCTAAATCAATAGAACAGGTCTGAAATTATAGgtagggtcatgttcattatagggtcatgttcattagggcatgaaACGTCATTTTTCTGCCTGATGAACACGACCCATGTTTGACTCTGGAATGATACTAGTAATGGCAGTCTATGGTTGTCTGTGGGTTTATGACCATAACAGTAACGATAACAACATATTTTGGCTCGTCAATTTTAACGTGGCCTGTGGTGTCCCCCCTCCCCAGCCACCCCAGCACAGTAAATACAAGACGTACATGTGTCGGGACATGAAGCAGAAGGGGGGCTGTCCTCGAGGAACCAGCTGCACCTTCGCTCACTCTCAGGACGAGCTAGAGAAGTGAGTACAACGCTACACCCTGAGACACTCCCAATGTGGGATCATTGGGTAGAATCCAAATTTTACTTAACGGTAAATTATGTATTGATGTTTGGTGGAAAGTTCAATTCAGCACTGCTAGTGTGACAGCAATCATTAGGCCAGACACAGGTGTTGAAACCTCTTTCACCAACCatgtctttctccttctttctgaAGGTACCGTAAGATGAACAAGCGTCTGGCTGCCCGCCGGCCCCTCAGCCTATCCCTGACGCAGCTGAACGAGGTTGGCCTATTGCCCGAGGAGGTGGGGATGCTGGAGGGGCTGGCACATAAGGGCTTGACGAATGGCATGGTGGCGTCGGTCACAGGCTCCGCCCTGCCCCAGCTCATCTCCCGCGGTGCCGACCCCTCCTACGAGCCCATGATGCGGAAGCCCCAGTCCCAGGGAAGCCTCAGTGCCCCCAGCTCTCCTCCAGACTTGTGAGTAGATGGACATACACAgcatctgtctcacacacacacacacacacacacacacacactgaaatcgtTTGTCTTTCTCAGACTGGACCCTGTGCCCAATCGGGCCATGGCCCACCCCAGGATGGCAGTGGACCACCTGGCCATGCACAAGCAGATGCCCAGGAGGCCCTCCATGTACCCCCCTCAGCAGGGAGAACTCTTCTACCCCCCTGAGCCCAGGGCACCTCCATCAGCCCTGCAGTATGAGGCCTCCCAGAACGCCCCAGGTAAGGCAGCACAAACAATACTTTTTTTCAGTGATTTCCTTTTCTTKttttttgttgttgtatatatCTATGTATCTCGAGCTTATGACTCATCAGCTGATTTAAAAACAGTTTCTCTCTGGGAGCAATTGGACTTGTATATCTCCCAGTCGTGTGGTTTCATTGTGCTTATCTAACACCAATCATGTTGTCAATTTTCTGTGTCCTGTCAGGTAACCCCCCCTACCCCTACCAGCCCTCTCAGTACCCACCCCAGCCTCGCTACGTCCGGAACCCCCCTCCCACCAACGACCCGGCCTTGCCCCCCTACCCCGGCACCTACCCCCAGGAGCGCCAGTGTCCCCCTCAGCCCTCGAGTTCCCACTTCTCCAATGCTAACCCCCAAGGGTTTGCGCCTCCTCCGCATTATGACGGCCGTCGACACCCCGCCtacccccctccaccaccacactCCTATCCCCACCGGGAGGACCCCTCCATGCCTGCGGACGAGGCCTCCAGAGAAAGATACCTTCCTGAGGGTTACCACCCCTCTGGCCCCCACCCCAGCCACATGAGGCCCTACACCCCCAGGGTAAGAACAGGTCTGCAGTACGAGGCTCTGCTAAAGGACAGTATACATTACTATGCCACTTATGCAATTACTTTTTAGTAGTTCAGTCATCAGCCTTACTCAGATTGAGTAAATGACCTTATTCAGCTAATCAAAATAAGTGTTCAggataaatccacttcaaaaatgtatttccatcactGCAAAAGTGCGCTACAGTAAAAGTGTTCACATGTCCTGTTGTACAGGAGTCTTACAACCGGCCCCAGCCCACTCCCAGTCTGGACTACTTGCACCGCCGACGCCAGGAGATCATGGCCCAGCTGGAAGATGGGAAGCAGGTCACTCCCCCACCCTTCGCCCCCTCGCCTACTCTGCCACACCACTACGAGTCCAACTACACACAGGAGGTAAGAGGGAACTCTCGGCTGGTGTCTGTGGTTATATTCAGTGGTAGCACCAGGTGCTGTCACCGCAGTTAGTTACTTCAAAGAATAGGTCAATTTTAAAAATACTGTGTTTGTGTCACAGCAACAGCAGTACTTGGAAAACTCACAAGCGTTTTCAAAGTACCGCGAGCCAGACTACGCTAGCCAGTactctccttggtcatgtgacacTATCGGCTCCTACATTGGCAGCAAGGAGGGGAAGTCCAGAGACAGTATGGAGAGGATGGTYAGTGTCATTAATCATTATCTAATCCCATTCAATGTCCTGTTTGTTTGTAAAGCTTGACTGCTTTTTAACATACCAAATCTGATATCTAAAGCTCAAAACATGTTCCAAAGCTCATTGTCTTGCAATAGGTCAAACATCTGtttgtcttttttcttctttgacaGATGTTAACTATTCTATAGCTTTTTTTTCCTTTTACACCTTGTTGACTGATTAAAGGTTACTTGCACCTTGTGTACTAATCAAAGGTCACCAGAAGCCAATAGAAGTGCTGAGATTTATTGTGAACACGGTTAAACTCAACAAATACTCCTTCAACTACAGTTTTCACTGGAGTGGGTCTGGTAGTTTCTCTATGCAACATTATATAACTAATTCCACTGGTTGTGGCCTCTATGGGTGTTGTAGAACGCTGAGGGGAAAGGTGTGGAAGGCAGGCGCAGGGCTGCCGAGGCCAGAGATGACGACCCTATCATCCCCTTCGGCTCTCTGCCCACCGTGTCACGCTTCGGGGTGATCTCCCGCACCCCCAAGACGGGCTACTTGACTGCCGGGCCAGGGCAGGCCATGACCCTCTCACAGGGGACCAATGGACCCAAACACGGCGCTGCAACAGGTACAGGGAGAACTCGCACACCTTTTGGGTTTTGCTCTGTTCGCTGCATTTCGCAGAGTCTGACTGGCTCTTGTTGTCCCCCTGCAGGGTGGGGTGTTGCCGGGTACAGCCAGCCCTCTCAGGCCCACCTCAGTGAACGGCCAGTCAAGGAGAGGGAGCAGCTGACGATGGAGCTCCAGCAGGTCAATCAGCAGATCAACAAGCAGACTGCCCAGGCGGACCATCCCAGCCCGGAGGAGTGGTCGTCAGGGAGCGTCTCCAGCCAACAGCTGAGCCTGGAGCTCCACCATGTAGAGAGGGAGATCGGCAAGAGGACCCGCCAGATAGCcctggtgagagagacagagcggcaCAGAGATGGACAAATGGCGAGGGAGAAATATAtatatgcgcgcacacacacacacacatcctgcttTGATCTCTAAAATGGCAATGTGAACAGGGGCAGGGCTGAAGGAGCCCTGGGCTAATGTCACTGCTACTGCTATCCCACTTATAAAATATGAAAGAGTGAAACACAACCGAGCCCAACAAGTGCAGCTTGAAAGCTTTTCTTCTGAGACAATATTGATGTACACTCTCAAACGTACAAGCTTTGTCTCCCAGTCACTATTGTGGTGAACTGACAGTGGTGCCATTGTCCCCTTGCAGGAGCACCTTGTGAGTCATGATGGGAATGGGGCGTATAAGCTGAAGCCCACTGAGAACGGGCAGAGAGCAGAGCACTCGTTGGTCCTCAGGTAAACGGCACACAGCAAGAGTAGTTTGTTCATCTCAACTGCTGTGCCATAAGGAACCGTTAAGTTTGCTCCAGAATTCTCCCTTAAACAAAATATCTAAGATAAGAAATGTTGTCTTAGAAATTACCCACATTTTCTCACATTGAAATGGCTTTTTAAATATAAGAAGTTAAACTACTGCCATTTGATGCTGTAAAATACACTACATTAACAAAAGTAAACTCGGCAAGAAAAGAAactgccctttttcaggaccctgtctttcaaaaagataattcgtaaaaatccaaatgacttcagagatcttcattgtaaagggtttaaacactgtttgccatgcttgttcaatgaaccataaacaattcatgaacatgcacctgtggaacagttgttaagacactaacacctTACA
It contains:
- the LOC111952583 gene encoding roquin-1 isoform X2, whose amino-acid sequence is MPVQAPQWTEFLLCPICTQLFEESLRKPISLGCGHTVCKMCLNKLHRKACPFDQTAIATDIELLPVNTALLQLVGGQVPKRQSTTLVTGAEDIAHYEEASECVEELAQYLKPLSNSRGVGLSTSSAQSSLSRPMQRKLVTLVHCQLVEEEGRVRATRAARSLGERTVTELILQHQNPQQLSSNLWAAVRARGCQFLGPAMQEEALKLVLLALEDGSALSRKVLVLFVVQRLEPRFPQASKTSIGHVVQLLYRASCFKVTKRDEDSSLMQLKEDFWTYEALRREQDSQIVQIAMEGGLRIAPDQWSSLLYGDQSHKSHMQSIIDKLQTPASFAQSVQELTIALQRTGDPANLNRLRPHLELLANIDPSPDSPPPTWELLDTGLVAVKTVVHGLVDFIQNHSKKGSDPQQPPQHSKYKTYMCRDMKQKGGCPRGTSCTFAHSQDELEKYRKMNKRLAARRPLSLSLTQLNEVGLLPEEVGMLEGLAHKGLTNGMVASVTGSALPQLISRGADPSYEPMMRKPQSQGSLSAPSSPPDLLDPVPNRAMAHPRMAVDHLAMHKQMPRRPSMYPPQQGELFYPPEPRAPPSALQYEASQNAPGNPPYPYQPSQYPPQPRYVRNPPPTNDPALPPYPGTYPQERQCPPQPSSSHFSNANPQGFAPPPHYDGRRHPAYPPPPPHSYPHREDPSMPADEASRERYLPEGYHPSGPHPSHMRPYTPRESYNRPQPTPSLDYLHRRRQEIMAQLEDGKQVTPPPFAPSPTLPHHYESNYTQEQQQYLENSQAFSKYREPDYASQYSPWSCDTIGSYIGSKEGKSRDSMERMNAEGKGVEGRRRAAEARDDDPIIPFGSLPTVSRFGVISRTPKTGYLTAGPGQAMTLSQGTNGPKHGAATGWGVAGYSQPSQAHLSERPVKEREQLTMELQQVNQQINKQTAQADHPSPEEWSSGSVSSQQLSLELHHVEREIGKRTRQIALEHLVSHDGNGAYKLKPTENGQRAEHSLVLSEGCNGPSGVLQDGSVSSGGLSCLTSKTSSLSLSADPIAGGTDRKTNGVVHLCS
- the LOC111952583 gene encoding roquin-1 isoform X3, whose amino-acid sequence is MPVQAPQWTEFLLCPICTQLFEESLRKPISLGCGHTVCKMCLNKLHRKACPFDQTAIATDIELLPVNTALLQLVGGQVPKRQSTTLVTGAEDIAHYEEASECVEELAQYLKPLSNSRGVGLSTSSAQSSLSRPMQRKLVTLVHCQLVEEEGRVRATRAARSLGERTVTELILQHQNPQQLSSNLWAAVRARGCQFLGPAMQEEALKLVLLALEDGSALSRKVLVLFVVQRLEPRFPQASKTSIGHVVQLLYRASCFKVTKRDEDSSLMQLKEDFWTYEALRREQDSQIVQIAMEGGLRIAPDQWSSLLYGDQSHKSHMQSIIDKLQTPASFAQSVQELTIALQRTGDPANLNRLRPHLELLANIDPSPDSPPPTWELLDTGLVAVKTVVHGLVDFIQNHSKKGSDPQQPPQHSKYKTYMCRDMKQKGGCPRGTSCTFAHSQDELEKYRKMNKRLAARRPLSLSLTQLNEVGLLPEEVGMLEGLAHKGLTNGMVASVTGSALPQLISRGADPSYEPMMRKPQSQGSLSAPSSPPDLLDPVPNRAMAHPRMAVDHLAMHKQMPRRPSMYPPQQGELFYPPEPRAPPSALQYEASQNAPGNPPYPYQPSQYPPQPRYVRNPPPTNDPALPPYPGTYPQERQCPPQPSSSHFSNANPQGFAPPPHYDGRRHPAYPPPPPHSYPHREDPSMPADEASRERYLPEGYHPSGPHPSHMRPYTPRESYNRPQPTPSLDYLHRRRQEIMAQLEDGKQVTPPPFAPSPTLPHHYESNYTQEQYLENSQAFSKYREPDYASQYSPWSCDTIGSYIGSKEGKSRDSMERMNAEGKGVEGRRRAAEARDDDPIIPFGSLPTVSRFGVISRTPKTGYLTAGPGQAMTLSQGTNGPKHGAATGWGVAGYSQPSQAHLSERPVKEREQLTMELQQVNQQINKQTAQADHPSPEEWSSGSVSSQQLSLELHHVEREIGKRTRQIALEHLVSHDGNGAYKLKPTENGQRAEHSLVLSEGCNGPSGVLQDGSVSSGGLSCLTSKTSSLSLSADPIAGGTDRKTNGVVHLCS
- the LOC111952583 gene encoding roquin-1 isoform X1, with protein sequence MPVQAPQWTEFLLCPICTQLFEESLRKPISLGCGHTVCKMCLNKLHRKACPFDQTAIATDIELLPVNTALLQLVGGQVPKRQSTTLVTGAEDIAHYEEASECVEELAQYLKPLSNSRGVGLSTSSAQSSLSRPMQRKLVTLVHCQLVEEEGRVRATRAARSLGERTVTELILQHQNPQQLSSNLWAAVRARGCQFLGPAMQEEALKLVLLALEDGSALSRKVLVLFVVQRLEPRFPQASKTSIGHVVQLLYRASCFKVTKRDEDSSLMQLKEDFWTYEALRREQDSQIVQIAMEGGLRIAPDQWSSLLYGDQSHKSHMQSIIDKLQTPASFAQSVQELTIALQRTGDPANLNRLRPHLELLANIDPSPDSPPPTWELLDTGLVAVKTVVHGLVDFIQNHSKKGSDPQQPPQHSKYKTYMCRDMKQKGGCPRGTSCTFAHSQDELEKYRKMNKRLAARRPLSLSLTQLNEVGLLPEEVGMLEGLAHKGLTNGMVASVTGSALPQLISRGADPSYEPMMRKPQSQGSLSAPSSPPDLLDPVPNRAMAHPRMAVDHLAMHKQMPRRPSMYPPQQGELFYPPEPRAPPSALQYEASQNAPGNPPYPYQPSQYPPQPRYVRNPPPTNDPALPPYPGTYPQERQCPPQPSSSHFSNANPQGFAPPPHYDGRRHPAYPPPPPHSYPHREDPSMPADEASRERYLPEGYHPSGPHPSHMRPYTPRESYNRPQPTPSLDYLHRRRQEIMAQLEDGKQVTPPPFAPSPTLPHHYESNYTQEQQQYLENSQAFSKYREPDYASQYSPWSCDTIGSYIGSKEGKSRDSMERMNAEGKGVEGRRRAAEARDDDPIIPFGSLPTVSRFGVISRTPKTGYLTAGPGQAMTLSQGTNGPKHGAATGTGRTRTPFGFCSVRCISQSLTGSCCPPAGWGVAGYSQPSQAHLSERPVKEREQLTMELQQVNQQINKQTAQADHPSPEEWSSGSVSSQQLSLELHHVEREIGKRTRQIALEHLVSHDGNGAYKLKPTENGQRAEHSLVLSEGCNGPSGVLQDGSVSSGGLSCLTSKTSSLSLSADPIAGGTDRKTNGVVHLCS
- the LOC111952583 gene encoding roquin-1 isoform X4, producing the protein MPVQAPQWTEFLLCPICTQLFEESLRKPISLGCGHTVCKMCLNKLHRKACPFDQTAIATDIELLPVNTALLQLVGGQVPKRQSTTLVTGAEDIAHYEEASECVEELAQYLKPLSNSRGVGLSTSSAQSSLSRPMQRKLVTLVHCQLVEEEGRVRATRAARSLGERTVTELILQHQNPQQLSSNLWAAVRARGCQFLGPAMQEEALKLVLLALEDGSALSRKVLVLFVVQRLEPRFPQASKTSIGHVVQLLYRASCFKVTKRDEDSSLMQLKEDFWTYEALRREQDSQIVQIAMEGGLRIAPDQWSSLLYGDQSHKSHMQSIIDKLQTPASFAQSVQELTIALQRTGDPANLNRLRPHLELLANIDPSPDSPPPTWELLDTGLVAVKTVVHGLVDFIQNHSKKGSDPQQPPQHSKYKTYMCRDMKQKGGCPRGTSCTFAHSQDELEKYRKMNKRLAARRPLSLSLTQLNEVGLLPEEVGMLEGLAHKGLTNGMVASVTGSALPQLISRGADPSYEPMMRKPQSQGSLSAPSSPPDLLDPVPNRAMAHPRMAVDHLAMHKQMPRRPSMYPPQQGELFYPPEPRAPPSALQYEASQNAPGNPPYPYQPSQYPPQPRYVRNPPPTNDPALPPYPGTYPQERQCPPQPSSSHFSNANPQGFAPPPHYDGRRHPAYPPPPPHSYPHREDPSMPADEASRERYLPEGYHPSGPHPSHMRPYTPRESYNRPQPTPSLDYLHRRRQEIMAQLEDGKQVTPPPFAPSPTLPHHYESNYTQEQQQYLENSQAFSKYREPDYASQYSPWSCDTIGSYIGSKEGKSRDSMERMNAEGKGVEGRRRAAEARDDDPIIPFGSLPTVSRFGVISRTPKTGYLTAGPGQAMTLSQGTNGPKHGAATGWGVAGYSQPSQAHLSERPVKEREQLTMELQQVNQQINKQTAQADHPSPEEWSSGSVSSQQLSLELHHVEREIGKRTRQIAL